In Streptomyces violaceusniger Tu 4113, one DNA window encodes the following:
- a CDS encoding response regulator, which translates to MNIEVVVADDQELVRAGFRMILDAQSGIEVVGEAADGVECVELASRLRPQVVLVDIRMPRLDGLEVTRQLAGPGVAEPLNVVVITTFDQDNYVRTALRNGACGFLLKDATPALLVEAVHAAARGGALVSPAVTVRLLKRLEQAELGAVSAGLEAVGLSARELDIVRLIAVGRTNQEICDELFLSLSTVKTYLGRVQSKIAARNRVEIAAWAWEHGAVRPGR; encoded by the coding sequence ATGAATATTGAGGTAGTGGTTGCCGACGACCAGGAACTGGTGCGTGCCGGTTTCCGTATGATCTTGGATGCGCAGTCGGGCATTGAGGTGGTCGGCGAAGCGGCAGACGGGGTCGAGTGCGTGGAGCTGGCGAGCCGCTTGCGCCCCCAGGTGGTGTTGGTCGATATCCGTATGCCGCGGCTGGACGGGTTGGAGGTGACCCGGCAGCTGGCTGGCCCGGGGGTGGCTGAGCCATTGAACGTCGTGGTGATTACGACCTTCGATCAAGACAACTACGTGCGCACCGCGCTACGCAACGGCGCGTGCGGGTTCTTGTTGAAGGACGCCACGCCGGCCCTGCTGGTGGAGGCGGTGCATGCGGCCGCCCGGGGGGGTGCTCTGGTGTCGCCTGCGGTGACGGTGCGGCTGCTGAAGCGCCTGGAGCAGGCCGAGCTCGGCGCGGTTTCCGCTGGTCTGGAAGCGGTCGGGCTGAGCGCGCGGGAGCTGGACATTGTGCGGTTGATCGCGGTAGGCCGCACCAACCAGGAGATCTGCGACGAGCTGTTTCTGTCGTTGTCGACGGTTAAGACATACCTGGGGCGGGTCCAGTCCAAGATCGCGGCCCGTAACCGGGTGGAGATCGCGGCGTGGGCGTGGGAGCACGGGGCGGTGCGGCCGGGTAGATGA
- a CDS encoding sensor histidine kinase: MDLHLPFTPAVKRLITGFGLLALALTWLADIALLTMAPDPWHPATNWLPVLVTGPVTMLAVSDTRFSPRLLPRVWAMVTMSLVLSGICFALPQTGSSWGALESAGLIVLLLRTTAQTSRPATAAASAATLSLAVLALPARTGSWSNIVAGDYILTVVLAIIITLGCAIRALEVRRQRAITYVRQAERLALARDLHDLIAHHMTGIIVQAHAATAIYPTAPDRVEPILRNIAQAGTETLESMRRLVRVLREDNHTALRPGDLLTELAELAASYSAPAAVGAVPATARLEATVAARTAHVSPEVEISVYRVAQEALTNVRRHAPGAQADVRLDADSTWLQISITNTRGTNRAPVPAGGQGGFGLIGLRERVEALDGAFHAGPLPNSGWEVRATFLLHAPGSPQGATALASPPPVA; the protein is encoded by the coding sequence GTGGACTTGCACCTTCCGTTTACGCCCGCAGTCAAACGCCTCATTACTGGCTTCGGGCTGCTCGCGCTTGCCCTGACGTGGCTGGCGGACATCGCCCTGCTGACCATGGCACCCGACCCGTGGCACCCCGCCACGAACTGGCTTCCTGTCCTGGTAACCGGCCCGGTCACGATGCTTGCTGTCAGCGACACGCGCTTCTCGCCCCGGTTGTTGCCGCGCGTCTGGGCGATGGTGACTATGTCACTGGTCCTGAGCGGAATCTGTTTCGCGTTGCCCCAAACCGGATCCTCCTGGGGTGCGCTGGAATCTGCCGGATTGATCGTCCTGCTCCTCCGCACCACCGCACAGACCTCGCGCCCCGCGACTGCAGCCGCATCAGCTGCCACCCTGAGCCTCGCCGTCCTGGCACTGCCTGCCCGCACCGGCTCGTGGTCCAACATCGTGGCCGGCGACTACATCCTGACGGTAGTACTCGCCATCATCATCACACTCGGCTGTGCTATCCGCGCCCTGGAAGTCCGCCGCCAGCGGGCCATCACCTACGTCCGCCAGGCTGAACGTCTCGCGCTCGCCCGAGACCTGCACGACCTGATCGCCCATCACATGACGGGAATCATCGTCCAGGCCCATGCAGCGACAGCTATTTACCCCACCGCACCCGACAGGGTTGAACCGATCCTGCGAAACATCGCCCAGGCCGGCACTGAGACACTGGAGTCCATGCGCCGCCTGGTCCGCGTGCTGAGGGAGGACAATCACACCGCGCTACGCCCGGGAGATCTACTGACCGAACTCGCCGAGCTGGCCGCGAGCTACTCGGCGCCTGCGGCCGTGGGCGCCGTGCCCGCCACCGCGCGCCTGGAAGCCACCGTCGCCGCACGCACCGCCCACGTCAGCCCCGAAGTGGAAATCTCCGTCTACCGCGTGGCCCAGGAAGCACTCACCAATGTGCGCCGTCACGCTCCCGGCGCCCAAGCCGACGTTCGCCTCGACGCCGACAGCACCTGGCTACAGATCAGCATCACCAACACCAGAGGAACTAACCGCGCCCCTGTGCCGGCCGGCGGCCAGGGCGGCTTTGGCCTCATCGGACTGCGCGAACGGGTCGAAGCACTCGACGGAGCCTTCCACGCCGGTCCCTTGCCCAACAGTGGGTGGGAAGTGCGAGCCACCTTCCTGCTTCACGCACCAGGCTCTCCTCAGGGTGCCACTGCGCTCGCCAGCCCCCCACCTGTGGCCTGA
- a CDS encoding SDR family oxidoreductase: protein MSDDVVVVIGAGGMGQAVARRIGTGRHLLLADHDGYILQATAERLEADLISTPLGQAELNGASGAAIRAASQISPVPRLGTPEDIAAAVDFLLSPAAQFITGTDLLVDGGVTTVTTDPWAKDAQ, encoded by the coding sequence ATGAGTGACGACGTGGTCGTGGTGATAGGCGCCGGCGGCATGGGGCAGGCTGTGGCCCGCCGCATCGGAACCGGGCGGCACCTGCTGCTCGCCGACCACGACGGGTACATCCTGCAAGCGACCGCCGAGCGCTTGGAGGCGGACCTCATCTCCACTCCCCTGGGCCAGGCCGAACTCAACGGCGCGTCAGGCGCCGCCATACGGGCCGCCAGCCAAATCTCCCCCGTGCCGCGCCTGGGCACGCCGGAAGATATTGCCGCCGCGGTGGACTTCTTACTCAGCCCTGCCGCCCAGTTCATCACAGGCACCGATCTCCTTGTCGACGGCGGCGTCACCACGGTGACGACAGATCCCTGGGCAAAGGACGCGCAGTAG
- a CDS encoding MMPL family transporter — protein sequence MATFLHRIGQFAFRRRWLVVLLWAVVLGALGAGAASSSGSVSPSLTLPGTESQRAFDLLGEKFPAANAEGASARVVLRAPEGQKISSPGNLTAVQSTLKDLKDSSSHVGQVSDPFATKTLSADGTTAYAQVTYTVAGADLTDADHTRIDDALDAGRDQGLTVEASGDALAPPEGSHSAELIGFALAAVIMAMTFGSLIAAGLPLITAVVGVGMSIAAITALSSTFDLNSNTSALASMLGIAVGIDYALFIVSRYRSERAEGHDAKEAAARANGTAGSAVVFAGMTVVIALAGLAVVNLPMLTAMGLAAAGAVVVAVLVAVTLVPALLGFASERVLGKARKKATHTPTDAETAKATIGKRWITYVLRKPVKVLVLAVVALGVIAVPATQLKLGLPDDGSKPASSTQRKAYDTLSDSFGPGFNGPLTVTVDDQTPKTARTAAADMAKAIADLPDVASVSPAAFNQASDTAIITVIPKSGPSGDATKELVGDIRSLAADTGSATGARSMVTGTTALNIDISDKFSAAIMPYLALVVGLAFLVLILVFRSILVPVKAALGFLLSVLASLGALVAVFQWGWLKDLVGLEQAGPIMSLMPILLVGIVFGLAMDYQVFLVTRMREAYVRGADARTAIETGFKHSAKVVTAAALIMISVFAGFVGGDETMIKALGFGLAIAVAFDAFVVRMTIVPAALALLGERAWTLPAWIDRILPNVDIEGEKLARRTPDEDLQDKDPTPQYTSQH from the coding sequence ATGGCAACCTTCCTGCACAGGATCGGCCAATTCGCCTTCCGGCGACGCTGGCTAGTCGTTCTCCTGTGGGCCGTCGTCCTCGGCGCCCTCGGCGCCGGCGCAGCCAGCAGCTCGGGCTCGGTAAGTCCGAGCCTCACCCTGCCCGGCACCGAGTCCCAGCGCGCTTTCGACCTCCTCGGTGAGAAGTTCCCGGCCGCCAACGCCGAAGGCGCCAGCGCTCGTGTCGTGCTGCGGGCCCCCGAAGGCCAGAAGATCAGCAGCCCTGGCAACCTCACCGCGGTCCAGTCGACCTTGAAGGACCTCAAGGACTCCTCCTCACACGTCGGCCAGGTCAGCGACCCCTTCGCAACCAAGACGCTCAGTGCGGACGGCACCACCGCCTACGCACAGGTCACCTACACCGTTGCGGGCGCCGACCTGACCGATGCCGACCACACCAGGATCGACGACGCGCTGGACGCGGGCCGTGACCAGGGGCTGACGGTCGAAGCATCCGGTGACGCGCTGGCTCCCCCGGAAGGGAGCCACTCCGCGGAACTCATCGGATTCGCTCTCGCCGCCGTCATCATGGCCATGACTTTCGGGTCCCTGATCGCCGCGGGCCTTCCACTGATCACCGCAGTGGTCGGTGTTGGCATGAGCATCGCAGCAATCACCGCACTGAGCTCGACCTTCGATCTCAACAGCAACACGTCCGCGCTCGCATCCATGCTTGGCATCGCCGTCGGGATCGACTACGCGCTCTTCATCGTCTCCCGCTACCGCTCGGAACGGGCGGAGGGACATGACGCGAAAGAGGCCGCAGCACGAGCCAACGGCACCGCCGGCTCAGCTGTCGTCTTCGCGGGGATGACTGTCGTCATCGCCCTCGCCGGCCTGGCCGTCGTCAACCTGCCCATGCTCACCGCCATGGGTCTGGCAGCAGCCGGAGCAGTCGTCGTCGCCGTGCTCGTGGCAGTCACCCTGGTGCCCGCACTGCTGGGATTCGCCAGCGAGCGGGTCCTGGGCAAGGCACGGAAGAAGGCCACCCACACGCCGACAGACGCCGAGACAGCCAAGGCGACCATCGGCAAGCGATGGATCACCTACGTACTGCGCAAGCCGGTGAAGGTCCTCGTGCTCGCAGTCGTAGCTCTCGGCGTCATCGCCGTGCCCGCCACACAGCTCAAGCTCGGGCTGCCCGACGACGGTTCCAAACCCGCCTCCTCCACGCAGCGCAAGGCGTACGATACCCTGTCCGACTCCTTCGGCCCCGGATTCAACGGTCCGCTGACCGTGACCGTCGACGATCAAACACCCAAGACCGCCCGCACCGCCGCCGCCGACATGGCCAAAGCCATCGCCGACCTCCCGGACGTGGCGTCCGTGTCACCCGCTGCCTTCAACCAGGCTAGCGACACCGCCATCATCACCGTCATCCCCAAGAGCGGGCCGAGCGGCGACGCCACCAAGGAACTCGTCGGCGACATCCGGTCGCTTGCTGCCGATACCGGATCGGCCACCGGCGCCCGATCCATGGTGACCGGCACCACCGCGCTCAACATCGACATCTCCGACAAGTTCAGCGCGGCCATCATGCCCTACCTGGCCCTCGTGGTGGGACTGGCTTTCCTCGTCCTGATCCTGGTCTTCCGCTCCATCCTGGTCCCGGTCAAGGCCGCACTCGGCTTCCTCCTGTCGGTCCTCGCCTCCCTCGGCGCACTCGTCGCGGTCTTCCAGTGGGGCTGGCTCAAGGACCTGGTCGGCCTCGAACAGGCCGGCCCGATCATGAGCCTCATGCCGATCCTGCTCGTGGGCATCGTGTTCGGCCTCGCCATGGACTACCAGGTGTTCCTTGTGACACGCATGCGCGAGGCATACGTCCGCGGCGCCGACGCCCGCACCGCGATCGAAACTGGCTTCAAACACAGCGCCAAGGTCGTCACGGCTGCCGCCCTCATCATGATCTCCGTCTTCGCCGGCTTCGTCGGTGGCGACGAAACCATGATCAAGGCACTGGGCTTCGGCCTCGCGATCGCCGTGGCATTCGACGCTTTCGTCGTCCGCATGACGATCGTGCCCGCCGCCCTCGCCCTCCTCGGCGAACGCGCCTGGACCCTGCCCGCCTGGATCGACCGCATCCTGCCCAACGTCGATATCGAAGGCGAAAAGCTCGCCCGCCGAACACCGGACGAAGACCTCCAGGACAAGGACCCAACCCCGCAGTACACCAGCCAGCACTGA
- a CDS encoding IS3 family transposase: MPRTRPAYPPEFRRQIVELVRAGRTPEELAKEFEPSAQTIRAWAGQDRVDAGERPGLTSDEKEELAQLRREVKQLREEKEIRRKATVFFVRETGR; encoded by the coding sequence GTGCCGAGAACACGCCCGGCCTACCCGCCGGAGTTTCGTCGCCAGATCGTGGAGCTGGTCAGGGCCGGCCGCACGCCGGAGGAGCTGGCCAAGGAGTTCGAGCCGTCCGCGCAGACCATCCGTGCCTGGGCCGGCCAGGACCGGGTGGACGCCGGAGAGCGCCCCGGCCTGACCAGCGACGAGAAGGAGGAACTCGCCCAGCTGCGTCGTGAGGTCAAGCAGCTGCGGGAGGAGAAGGAGATCCGCCGCAAGGCCACGGTTTTCTTCGTCCGGGAGACCGGCCGGTGA
- a CDS encoding IS5 family transposase produces MSERKPYPSDLSDEQWALIEPVITAWKDRHRSVSGHQGAYDMREIVNAILYQGRTGCQWAYLPHDLPQKSATYYYFAAWRDDGTDQVIHELLRCQVRERARRLEDPTLVVLDTQSVHVAAGVPAATSGHDPAKRVPGRKRGLAVDVLGLVIAVVVLAANTHDNAAGVLLLDQVAEHAGRTVRKALVDQGFKNQVVMHGASLGIDVEIVARNPQDKGFVPQPKRWRVEQTYGILILHRHLVRDYEHRPSSSASRVYWAMTHVMTRRLTGANAPTWRAAQAVAA; encoded by the coding sequence GTGAGTGAACGCAAGCCGTACCCGAGTGACTTATCGGACGAGCAGTGGGCTCTGATTGAGCCGGTGATCACCGCATGGAAGGACCGGCACCGCTCGGTCAGCGGTCATCAGGGCGCCTATGACATGCGGGAGATCGTGAACGCGATCCTCTACCAGGGGCGGACCGGTTGCCAGTGGGCCTATCTCCCGCACGACCTGCCGCAGAAGAGCGCGACCTACTACTACTTCGCCGCCTGGCGGGACGACGGAACCGACCAGGTCATCCATGAACTCCTGCGCTGCCAGGTCCGTGAACGCGCCCGACGATTAGAGGACCCGACCCTGGTGGTCCTGGACACCCAGAGTGTCCATGTGGCCGCCGGGGTCCCCGCCGCCACGAGTGGCCACGATCCGGCCAAGCGGGTGCCCGGCCGCAAACGCGGACTGGCCGTGGACGTCCTCGGCCTGGTCATCGCAGTCGTCGTCCTGGCCGCGAACACCCACGACAACGCCGCGGGCGTCCTCCTGCTGGACCAGGTCGCCGAGCACGCCGGCCGAACCGTCCGCAAAGCCCTGGTCGACCAGGGCTTCAAGAACCAGGTCGTCATGCACGGCGCCAGCCTGGGAATTGACGTCGAGATCGTCGCACGCAACCCACAGGACAAGGGGTTCGTGCCGCAGCCGAAGCGGTGGAGGGTCGAGCAGACCTACGGGATCCTGATACTGCACCGGCACCTGGTCCGCGACTACGAGCACCGCCCCTCCTCCTCCGCCTCCCGCGTCTACTGGGCGATGACCCACGTCATGACCCGACGCCTCACCGGGGCGAACGCCCCCACCTGGCGCGCGGCGCAGGCGGTGGCAGCGTGA
- a CDS encoding sensor histidine kinase, translated as MALITSAAVALVTVGVCVAAYVVIRYELVRQLDLQLTQQATLLAQERRDEGTGTLYGECRWLAAPACAQVVTPRTGTPGHPAGKDLLIPVTDATRQVAAGTRGAYYSVVTVRGHRMRTLTTPLRGPRALQLAVRSDTVEQGERQAARLLAAIGAAGALLAAGLGYIASRRALAPVTRLTATAERIAATRDPAHRIELPPEEGRRGDEISRLAGSFNTMLGELEESVAAQRRLVADASHELRTPLTALRTNAELLARADRLSPAQRDRAASALGGQLREVTGLVNDLIELARDEEPLPLVEPVRLDLLAARCVEEARSHWAHTAFTAELAEVTVDGVPARLARLLTNLLDNAAKFSPPGAEVEVRLTSGEPAIDLTVRDHGPGIAAEDLPYVFDRFYRSRQARALPGSGLGLAMARQIARAHGSALSAEAADGGGALFRLRIPRHRSGAPGPEA; from the coding sequence ATGGCGCTGATCACCTCGGCCGCGGTGGCGCTGGTCACGGTCGGGGTGTGCGTCGCCGCGTACGTGGTCATCCGCTACGAACTGGTGCGTCAGCTCGACCTCCAGCTCACCCAGCAGGCCACCCTGCTCGCCCAGGAGCGGCGTGACGAGGGCACCGGGACGCTGTACGGCGAATGCCGCTGGCTGGCCGCCCCGGCCTGCGCGCAGGTCGTCACCCCCCGGACGGGCACACCGGGGCACCCGGCGGGCAAGGACCTGCTGATCCCGGTCACCGACGCCACCCGCCAGGTGGCCGCGGGCACCCGCGGCGCGTACTACAGCGTGGTCACCGTGCGCGGACACCGGATGCGCACGCTGACCACCCCGCTGCGGGGCCCTCGCGCGCTCCAGCTCGCCGTGCGTTCCGACACCGTCGAGCAGGGCGAACGCCAGGCCGCGCGGCTGCTCGCCGCCATCGGCGCTGCGGGGGCGCTGCTCGCCGCCGGGCTCGGCTATATCGCCTCCCGTCGCGCGTTGGCGCCGGTCACCCGGCTCACCGCCACCGCCGAACGGATCGCCGCCACCCGCGATCCGGCCCATCGCATCGAGCTGCCGCCGGAGGAGGGGCGGCGCGGGGACGAGATCTCCCGGCTGGCCGGGAGCTTCAACACCATGCTCGGCGAACTGGAGGAGTCGGTGGCCGCCCAGCGCCGTCTGGTGGCCGACGCCTCCCATGAGCTGCGCACCCCGCTGACCGCGCTACGCACCAACGCCGAGTTGCTGGCCCGTGCCGACCGGCTGTCCCCCGCCCAGCGGGACCGGGCCGCGTCGGCGCTCGGCGGCCAGTTGCGCGAGGTGACCGGCCTGGTCAACGACCTGATCGAGCTGGCGCGGGACGAGGAGCCGCTGCCGCTGGTGGAGCCGGTGCGACTGGATCTGCTGGCCGCGCGCTGTGTCGAGGAGGCCCGCTCGCACTGGGCGCACACCGCCTTCACCGCGGAACTGGCCGAGGTCACGGTGGACGGGGTGCCCGCGCGGCTGGCCCGGCTGCTGACCAATCTGCTGGACAACGCCGCGAAGTTCAGCCCGCCCGGCGCCGAGGTGGAGGTCCGGCTCACCTCTGGGGAACCCGCCATCGACCTCACCGTCCGTGACCACGGGCCCGGTATCGCCGCCGAGGACCTGCCGTACGTCTTCGACCGCTTCTACCGCTCCCGGCAGGCACGCGCGCTACCCGGTTCCGGGCTGGGGCTGGCCATGGCCCGGCAGATCGCCCGGGCGCACGGCTCCGCGCTCAGCGCGGAGGCGGCCGACGGTGGAGGTGCGCTCTTCCGGCTGCGCATCCCGCGCCACCGGTCCGGCGCTCCGGGTCCGGAGGCGTAA
- a CDS encoding response regulator transcription factor — MSAAASSPSGRGKPTDPRTAAVLVVDDDPEVRAALVDGLAVEGYEVRVAGDGLAALSAVAAGPPDAIVLDLAMPVMDGLAVCRRLRGLGDRTPVLVLTARDEISERVAGLDAGADDYLVKPFALDELLARLRALLRRAAPVEALDENVSGVLSFADLTVDPESRTGMRGGRRMEFTRTEFALLEVFLRHPGQVLPRELIQELVWGTEFASDSNSLAVYIGYLRRKLEAEGAPRLVHTVHGIGYELGER, encoded by the coding sequence ATGTCCGCTGCCGCGTCCTCCCCGTCCGGCCGGGGAAAGCCCACCGACCCCCGGACGGCGGCCGTGCTGGTGGTGGACGACGATCCGGAGGTCCGCGCCGCCCTGGTGGACGGGCTGGCCGTGGAGGGGTACGAGGTGCGGGTGGCCGGGGACGGGCTGGCGGCTCTCAGCGCGGTCGCCGCCGGACCGCCGGACGCCATCGTGCTGGACCTGGCCATGCCGGTGATGGACGGGCTGGCGGTGTGCCGCCGGCTGCGCGGCCTCGGCGACCGTACGCCCGTCCTGGTGCTCACCGCCCGGGACGAGATCAGCGAGCGGGTGGCGGGGCTGGACGCGGGGGCCGACGACTACCTGGTCAAGCCGTTCGCGCTGGACGAGCTGCTGGCCCGGCTGCGCGCGCTGCTGCGGCGTGCCGCGCCCGTCGAGGCGCTCGACGAGAACGTGTCCGGTGTGCTCTCCTTCGCCGATCTGACCGTCGATCCGGAGAGCCGCACCGGAATGCGCGGCGGACGGCGGATGGAGTTCACCCGCACCGAGTTCGCGCTGCTGGAGGTGTTCCTGCGCCATCCCGGTCAGGTGCTGCCGCGGGAGCTGATCCAGGAGCTGGTGTGGGGCACCGAGTTCGCCTCGGACTCCAACTCGCTGGCGGTGTACATCGGGTATCTGCGCCGCAAACTGGAGGCGGAAGGCGCTCCGCGGCTGGTCCATACGGTGCACGGCATCGGTTACGAACTGGGCGAGCGATGA
- a CDS encoding GNAT family N-acetyltransferase yields the protein MRILSYPEAETPAPLRAQVWELQQDAWPPTDPGTAGEPGPTHDPALRPVSMLLVDDGHGHGHGEGTVLAALDILTTTLTHAGRSYRAGGLSTVVTRRAVRGRGHGARLVAAAHRAMADSGLDLGLFTCDRPLRDFYTGAGWQPLPGTVLVGGTPDAPFPSDQPSFDKVTMAHFFSATARRHRAGFLAARIGLYLGEIDRLW from the coding sequence GTGCGGATCCTGTCCTACCCCGAAGCCGAGACACCGGCCCCGCTCCGCGCCCAGGTGTGGGAGTTGCAGCAGGACGCGTGGCCCCCGACGGATCCCGGCACCGCTGGCGAACCCGGGCCCACCCATGACCCCGCGCTGCGCCCGGTGTCGATGCTGCTCGTGGACGACGGCCACGGCCACGGCCACGGCGAAGGCACCGTGCTGGCCGCCCTGGACATCCTCACCACGACCCTCACCCACGCGGGCCGGTCCTACCGGGCCGGGGGGCTGAGCACCGTGGTCACCCGGCGGGCGGTACGCGGCCGGGGGCACGGCGCGCGCCTTGTCGCCGCCGCCCACCGGGCGATGGCCGACTCCGGTCTCGACCTGGGCCTGTTCACCTGCGACCGGCCGCTGCGGGACTTCTACACGGGCGCGGGATGGCAGCCGCTGCCCGGCACGGTGCTCGTCGGAGGCACCCCGGACGCCCCCTTCCCGAGCGACCAGCCCTCCTTCGACAAGGTCACGATGGCGCATTTCTTCTCCGCCACGGCCCGGCGCCACCGCGCCGGCTTCCTCGCCGCCCGGATCGGGCTGTACCTCGGCGAGATCGACCGCCTGTGGTGA
- a CDS encoding helix-turn-helix domain-containing protein, whose amino-acid sequence MYHTWMRYFTPSPAHHRLGLVCLGVGLQHGALPVVGPRVLDHHVAVVISAGRGWFRGADGRRRTVTAPALLWLTPGVTHHYAPDPDTGWDEAFVDFTGPATAAYADLGYLDADGPVVALTDTATARTAIGRIARAARQGNPFLEVETAAAVHELLVALRRARADTGADGHPVLQALARDAFQPLSVTEHAARHGMTPAELRTAVRRGAGCSPKDYLLGIRLGRAKELLVGTELPVAAIARRVGYDDPAYFSRLFARRVGTAPVHFREQQCRSVPGGFTDRVPDPSRPPTIPPSAPADDGRRGGG is encoded by the coding sequence ATGTATCACACCTGGATGCGGTACTTCACGCCCAGCCCGGCCCATCACCGCCTCGGCCTGGTGTGTCTGGGCGTCGGCCTCCAGCACGGCGCCCTGCCCGTCGTCGGCCCGCGCGTCCTGGACCACCATGTGGCGGTGGTCATCAGCGCGGGCCGCGGATGGTTCCGCGGCGCGGACGGCCGCCGCCGCACCGTCACCGCGCCCGCGCTGCTCTGGCTCACCCCCGGTGTCACCCACCACTACGCCCCGGACCCGGACACCGGATGGGACGAGGCGTTCGTCGACTTCACAGGACCGGCCACCGCCGCCTACGCCGACCTGGGCTATCTCGACGCGGACGGCCCCGTGGTCGCACTCACCGACACCGCCACCGCCCGTACGGCCATCGGCCGGATCGCCCGCGCCGCGCGCCAGGGCAACCCGTTCCTGGAGGTCGAGACCGCAGCCGCCGTCCATGAACTCCTCGTCGCCCTCCGCCGCGCCCGCGCCGACACCGGCGCCGACGGGCATCCGGTGCTCCAGGCCCTGGCCCGGGACGCCTTCCAGCCGCTCTCGGTGACCGAACACGCCGCCCGGCACGGCATGACACCGGCCGAACTGCGCACCGCGGTACGCCGCGGCGCGGGGTGCAGCCCCAAGGACTACCTCCTCGGAATCCGGCTGGGCCGCGCCAAGGAACTCCTCGTCGGCACCGAACTGCCGGTGGCCGCCATCGCCCGCCGCGTCGGCTACGACGATCCGGCCTACTTCAGCAGACTGTTCGCCCGCCGAGTGGGCACGGCACCGGTCCACTTCCGCGAGCAGCAGTGCCGCTCGGTCCCCGGCGGCTTCACCGACCGCGTCCCCGACCCCAGCCGCCCACCGACGATTCCGCCCTCCGCACCGGCGGACGACGGTCGGCGCGGCGGCGGATGA